The following are encoded in a window of Massilia sp. R2A-15 genomic DNA:
- a CDS encoding 2-dehydropantoate 2-reductase — translation MKIAVIGAGAIGGYVGAKLALAGEDVTFIVRGANLEAIRARGIKLIENDGTEKVAPHVKATDNYAQAGVQELVILALKAHQVDAVADEVSKLMGPDTVVVTMQNGIPFWYFHRHGGPFEGHTVHSVDASGNLASKIAPARILGCVVYPAAELIAPGVIQHVEGERFPLGELDGSISPRAQAISEVFQHAGLKAPVLDNIRAEIWLKLWGNVCFNPISALSHSTLVDICQYPLARELAAEMMLEAQAVAAKLGISFRVTLDRRIEGAEKVGKHKTSMLQDVEAGRGPEIDALVGSVVELGKLTGTPTPHIDSAYALVKLLERTMSEEHGGVKLVPA, via the coding sequence ATGAAGATAGCAGTGATCGGAGCTGGGGCAATCGGTGGTTATGTCGGCGCTAAGCTGGCACTGGCCGGCGAGGATGTGACGTTCATCGTCAGGGGCGCCAACCTGGAGGCAATTCGCGCCAGGGGAATCAAGCTGATCGAGAACGACGGAACGGAAAAGGTGGCGCCACACGTCAAGGCCACCGACAACTACGCGCAGGCGGGTGTGCAAGAGCTGGTGATCCTGGCGCTGAAAGCACACCAGGTCGACGCCGTCGCCGACGAGGTGTCGAAACTGATGGGCCCGGACACGGTGGTGGTGACCATGCAGAACGGCATCCCGTTCTGGTATTTCCACCGCCACGGCGGGCCGTTCGAAGGACATACGGTGCACAGCGTGGACGCGAGCGGCAACCTGGCGAGCAAGATCGCGCCAGCGCGCATTCTCGGCTGCGTGGTGTATCCGGCGGCGGAACTGATTGCGCCGGGCGTGATCCAGCATGTCGAGGGGGAGCGCTTCCCGCTGGGCGAGCTGGACGGGTCGATCAGCCCGAGGGCGCAGGCGATTTCCGAAGTGTTCCAGCATGCCGGCCTGAAGGCGCCGGTCCTGGACAACATCCGGGCCGAAATCTGGCTCAAGCTGTGGGGCAACGTCTGCTTCAATCCGATCAGCGCGCTGTCGCATTCGACGCTGGTCGATATCTGCCAGTATCCGCTGGCGCGGGAGCTGGCCGCGGAAATGATGCTCGAAGCGCAGGCGGTTGCCGCCAAGCTGGGAATATCGTTCCGCGTCACGCTGGACCGCCGCATCGAAGGCGCCGAGAAGGTCGGCAAGCACAAGACGTCGATGCTGCAGGATGTGGAGGCGGGGCGCGGGCCGGAGATCGACGCGCTGGTGGGGTCGGTGGTGGAGCTGGGCAAGCTGACCGGCACGCCGACGCCGCACATCGACTCGGCCTACGCGCTGGTCAAGCTGCTCGAGCGCACCATGAGCGAGGAGCACGGCGGCGTGAAGCTCGTGCCGGCGTAA
- a CDS encoding fumarylacetoacetate hydrolase family protein produces MIKRWIRFHHMDAVCFGTLEGEKIRVYEGDMFNAPEPTGKSMHVNEVQMLAPVVPGKILAMWNNFHALGKKLGLEPPPEPLYLIKTPNSLLAPGGTIRKPLCDGKVVFEGELAIVIGKTCFDVSEEEAPQYVFGFTCANDVTVADIINRDPTFAQWCRAKGFDTFCPLGPVIATGLDPAMLVVRTIHNNEVRQDYPVNDMVFSVAQLVSKISKDMTLNPGDVLLCGTSVGVGSMRPGSTIEVEIDGIGKLKNRFE; encoded by the coding sequence ATGATCAAACGCTGGATTCGCTTCCATCACATGGACGCGGTGTGCTTCGGCACGCTCGAAGGCGAGAAGATCCGGGTGTACGAGGGCGACATGTTCAACGCTCCCGAGCCGACCGGCAAATCGATGCACGTCAACGAAGTACAGATGCTCGCGCCTGTGGTGCCGGGCAAGATCCTGGCGATGTGGAACAACTTCCATGCGCTGGGCAAGAAGCTGGGACTGGAGCCTCCTCCCGAGCCGCTCTACCTGATCAAGACCCCGAACTCATTGCTCGCGCCAGGCGGCACGATCCGCAAGCCGCTGTGCGACGGCAAGGTGGTGTTCGAAGGCGAGCTGGCGATCGTGATCGGCAAGACCTGTTTCGACGTCAGCGAGGAAGAAGCGCCGCAGTACGTGTTCGGCTTCACCTGCGCGAACGACGTGACGGTGGCCGACATCATCAACCGCGATCCGACGTTCGCGCAGTGGTGCCGGGCCAAGGGCTTCGACACCTTCTGCCCGCTCGGGCCGGTGATCGCGACGGGACTTGACCCGGCGATGCTGGTGGTGCGCACCATCCACAACAACGAAGTGCGGCAGGACTACCCGGTGAATGACATGGTGTTCTCCGTGGCCCAGCTGGTGAGCAAGATTTCGAAAGACATGACTTTAAATCCGGGCGACGTCCTGTTGTGCGGGACGTCGGTCGGCGTGGGCTCCATGCGACCAGGAAGTACGATCGAAGTCGAGATCGATGGCATAGGCAAGCTCAAAAACCGGTTCGAGTAA
- the oxlT gene encoding oxalate/formate MFS antiporter: MTNATMKTPAAPGANRWLQLLMGIVCMAMIANLQYGWTLFVNPIADKYHWSKAAIQVAFTIFVLTETWLVPIEGWAVDKFGPRPVVLFGGLLCALGWVMNSFADSLMMLYIAAAISGIGAGAVYGTCVGSALKWFPDRRGLAAGLTAAGFGAGSAATIIPISKMIESSGYEATFLYFGLGQGIIVILLALMMVRPPAHSTATSKAKVQQGKAEFSPTQLIRKPVFWVMYLIFVLVAAGGLMATAQMGPIAKDFAIDGVKFNVMGMVLPALTFALAIDRVLNGLTRPFFGWVSDQIGREKTMFIAFALEAVGILALYYYGRDPIMFVILTGIVFFAWGEIYSLFPATSADTFGTKYAAGNAGLLYTAKGTASIFVPISSVIMAATGSWESVFFIGCGMNALAAILAWFVLKPMRAKFMAEAVTPAEQGAVEIATAARMAN, from the coding sequence ATGACAAACGCAACAATGAAAACCCCGGCCGCGCCGGGAGCAAACCGCTGGCTTCAGCTGTTAATGGGCATCGTCTGCATGGCGATGATCGCCAACCTGCAATATGGCTGGACCCTCTTCGTCAACCCGATCGCCGACAAGTACCACTGGTCGAAAGCGGCGATCCAGGTGGCATTCACGATTTTCGTGCTGACCGAAACCTGGCTGGTGCCGATCGAAGGCTGGGCGGTCGATAAATTCGGTCCGCGCCCCGTGGTCCTGTTCGGCGGCTTGCTGTGCGCCCTGGGCTGGGTGATGAACTCGTTCGCCGACTCGCTGATGATGCTGTACATTGCCGCCGCGATCAGCGGTATCGGCGCCGGTGCCGTCTACGGCACCTGCGTCGGTTCGGCACTGAAATGGTTCCCGGATCGCCGCGGCCTGGCCGCAGGCCTGACGGCGGCCGGTTTCGGCGCCGGCTCCGCCGCCACCATCATCCCGATTTCGAAGATGATCGAAAGCTCGGGCTACGAAGCGACCTTCCTGTATTTCGGCCTCGGCCAGGGCATCATCGTCATTCTGCTGGCGCTGATGATGGTTCGTCCTCCGGCACACTCCACCGCGACCAGCAAGGCCAAGGTCCAGCAGGGCAAGGCTGAATTCAGCCCAACCCAGCTGATCCGCAAGCCGGTGTTCTGGGTCATGTACCTGATCTTCGTGCTGGTTGCCGCCGGCGGCCTGATGGCTACCGCGCAAATGGGTCCGATCGCCAAGGACTTCGCGATCGACGGCGTCAAGTTCAACGTCATGGGCATGGTCCTGCCGGCACTGACCTTCGCCCTGGCGATCGACCGTGTGCTCAACGGCCTGACCCGTCCATTCTTCGGCTGGGTGTCGGACCAGATCGGCCGCGAAAAGACCATGTTCATCGCTTTCGCGCTGGAAGCGGTCGGCATCCTGGCCCTGTACTACTACGGCCGTGACCCGATCATGTTCGTGATCCTGACCGGCATCGTGTTCTTCGCCTGGGGTGAGATCTACTCGCTGTTCCCTGCGACGTCGGCCGACACCTTCGGCACCAAGTACGCCGCCGGCAACGCTGGCCTGCTCTACACCGCGAAAGGCACCGCATCGATCTTCGTGCCGATCTCGTCGGTCATCATGGCCGCCACTGGCAGCTGGGAATCGGTGTTCTTCATCGGTTGCGGCATGAACGCCCTGGCCGCGATCCTGGCCTGGTTCGTCCTGAAGCCGATGCGCGCCAAGTTCATGGCAGAGGCGGTTACCCCTGCCGAGCAGGGCGCCGTTGAAATCGCTACCGCAGCACGCATGGCCAACTAA
- a CDS encoding LysR family transcriptional regulator — MKNATLRQLKVFEAVARHLSFSRAADELHLTQPAVSTQIKTLESHVGLELFEQLGKKVYLTQGGAELLWHSRAIIKQFQDAEEALAHFKGISGGRLNVAVISAGDYFFPHLLVEFARKNPGVTLNLTVHNRPELLGQLANNLTDLAIMVRPPHDLDTLNESFAPHPYVIVAAPGHHLAGRKRISMETIMKESFVVREKGSDTWFSMEAGFGEHLRDLNIGMEIKSTETIKQAIIAGMGIGFLSAHTIGPELRAGSLVVLPVQGFPLMLDWYVVHRRDKRLPPVARAFKQFLLDEGAALIDKLIPMPKPAAR, encoded by the coding sequence ATGAAGAACGCCACCTTGCGCCAGCTGAAAGTGTTCGAAGCGGTGGCGCGCCACCTCAGTTTTTCGCGCGCGGCCGACGAGCTGCACCTGACCCAGCCGGCCGTCTCCACCCAGATCAAGACGCTCGAGAGCCACGTCGGCCTCGAACTATTCGAGCAGCTCGGTAAAAAGGTCTACCTGACCCAGGGCGGCGCCGAGCTGCTGTGGCACTCGCGCGCGATCATCAAGCAGTTCCAGGACGCCGAGGAGGCGCTGGCGCATTTCAAGGGCATCTCGGGTGGGCGTCTGAACGTGGCGGTGATCAGCGCGGGCGACTACTTCTTCCCTCACCTGCTGGTCGAATTCGCGCGCAAGAATCCCGGCGTCACGCTGAACCTGACGGTGCATAACCGGCCGGAGCTGCTTGGCCAGCTGGCCAACAACCTGACCGACCTGGCGATCATGGTGCGCCCTCCGCACGACCTCGACACGCTCAACGAGTCGTTCGCGCCGCACCCGTACGTGATCGTCGCGGCGCCCGGCCATCACTTGGCGGGTCGCAAGCGGATCTCGATGGAGACGATCATGAAGGAATCGTTCGTGGTGCGCGAAAAGGGATCGGACACCTGGTTCTCGATGGAGGCCGGCTTTGGCGAGCACCTGCGCGACCTGAACATCGGCATGGAGATCAAGAGTACGGAAACGATCAAGCAGGCGATCATCGCGGGGATGGGGATCGGTTTCCTGTCGGCGCACACGATCGGGCCCGAGCTGAGGGCCGGCAGCCTGGTGGTGCTGCCGGTGCAGGGATTTCCGCTGATGCTGGACTGGTACGTGGTGCACCGGCGCGACAAGCGGCTGCCGCCGGTGGCGCGCGCGTTCAAGCAGTTCCTGCTCGACGAGGGAGCGGCGCTGATCGACAAGCTGATCCCGATGCCGAAGCCGGCGGCGCGGTGA
- a CDS encoding histone deacetylase family protein: MSTLIYTHQDCFKHEPGSSHPESPQRLKVVLETLRAPEFEALSWRDAPIGTRMQAMLVHDQDFVDAIADAAPDSGRVALDGGDTVMSAGSWNAVMRCIGAACAGVDAVMAGEADNVFCATRPCGHHAEPDRAMGFCIFNQAAIAAVHAVQKHGLERVAVVDFDVHHGNGTQAAFYARPELFYASSHQSPLYPGTGSRTETGVAHNIVNVPLPPGCGSVMFRERIEAEMLPKLRAFRPDFIIISAGFDAHKLDPLAGMSLEDDDFRWVTEKLMEIADEECAGRIVSILEGGYSGEGLAGGTAAHVKALMA, translated from the coding sequence ATGAGCACACTGATATATACGCACCAGGACTGTTTCAAGCACGAGCCGGGTTCGAGCCACCCGGAGTCGCCGCAGCGATTGAAGGTGGTGCTGGAGACCTTGCGGGCGCCGGAATTCGAGGCGCTGTCGTGGCGCGACGCGCCGATTGGCACGCGCATGCAGGCGATGCTGGTGCACGACCAGGACTTCGTTGACGCGATCGCCGACGCGGCGCCGGACAGCGGCCGGGTTGCGCTCGACGGCGGCGACACGGTGATGTCGGCCGGCTCGTGGAACGCGGTGATGCGCTGCATCGGCGCGGCCTGCGCGGGCGTGGATGCGGTGATGGCGGGGGAGGCGGACAACGTGTTCTGCGCCACGCGGCCGTGCGGGCACCACGCCGAGCCGGATCGGGCGATGGGCTTCTGCATCTTCAACCAGGCCGCGATCGCCGCGGTGCACGCGGTGCAGAAGCATGGGCTCGAGCGGGTGGCGGTGGTGGACTTCGACGTCCATCACGGGAACGGCACGCAGGCGGCGTTCTATGCGCGGCCCGAGCTGTTCTACGCGTCGAGCCACCAGTCGCCGCTGTATCCCGGCACTGGCAGCAGGACCGAGACGGGCGTGGCGCACAACATAGTCAACGTGCCGCTGCCGCCGGGCTGCGGCTCGGTGATGTTCCGCGAACGGATCGAGGCCGAGATGCTGCCCAAGCTGCGCGCGTTCAGGCCGGACTTCATCATCATCTCGGCGGGCTTCGACGCGCACAAGCTCGATCCGCTGGCGGGCATGAGCCTGGAGGATGACGACTTCCGCTGGGTGACCGAAAAGCTGATGGAGATCGCGGACGAGGAGTGCGCTGGCAGGATCGTTTCGATTCTCGAGGGCGGTTACAGCGGCGAAGGACTGGCTGGCGGCACTGCGGCGCACGTGAAGGCGCTAATGGCGTAA
- a CDS encoding glycerate kinase — protein sequence MDDPRRFLLDLFGAAVGAVTAEGCLPAFLPEPPANGRTIVVGAGKGAAEMARVLESHWKGPLEGVVVTRYGHRVPCEGIEVLEASHPVPDAAGEQAARRILNTVAGLTENDLVICLISGGGSALLALPAEGVTLADKQDLNRALLASGATIGEMNCVRKHLSAIKGGRLALACAPARVVTLLISDVPGDDPGVVASGPTLADAGTCADALAILARYRIEVPANVMRVLESGDGETPKPGDPRFARNSVHIIASAQIALEAAAAAACAAGITPYILSDEIEGEARDIALMHAAMARAVSLRGQPFAKPCVILSGGETTVTVRGKGRGGRNTEFLLSLAVALNGQAGIHAIACDTDGIDGSEDNAGALLAPDTLVRAGAHGLRPRAMLDNNDGVGFFEALGDLVVCGPTLTNVNDFRAILVL from the coding sequence ATGGATGACCCGCGCCGCTTCCTGCTTGACCTGTTCGGCGCGGCGGTCGGCGCCGTGACCGCGGAAGGCTGCCTGCCAGCCTTCCTGCCGGAGCCGCCCGCCAACGGCCGCACCATTGTCGTCGGCGCCGGCAAGGGCGCCGCAGAGATGGCGCGCGTGCTGGAATCGCACTGGAAAGGTCCGCTCGAAGGCGTGGTCGTCACCCGCTACGGCCACCGCGTGCCGTGCGAAGGCATCGAGGTGCTGGAGGCGTCGCATCCGGTGCCCGACGCGGCTGGCGAGCAGGCCGCGCGGCGCATCCTCAACACCGTCGCGGGCCTGACCGAAAATGATCTGGTGATCTGCCTGATTTCCGGCGGCGGTTCGGCCTTGCTGGCGTTGCCGGCGGAAGGCGTCACTCTGGCCGACAAGCAGGATCTGAATCGCGCGCTGCTCGCGAGCGGCGCCACCATCGGCGAGATGAACTGCGTGCGCAAGCATCTGTCGGCCATCAAGGGCGGACGGCTCGCGCTCGCGTGTGCGCCGGCGCGCGTGGTCACGCTGCTGATCTCCGACGTGCCGGGCGACGATCCCGGAGTGGTCGCCAGCGGCCCGACCCTGGCGGACGCCGGCACCTGCGCCGACGCGCTGGCGATCCTGGCGCGCTACCGCATCGAAGTTCCTGCCAATGTGATGCGCGTGCTCGAATCGGGCGACGGCGAAACGCCGAAGCCGGGCGATCCGCGGTTTGCCCGCAACAGCGTCCATATCATCGCTTCCGCGCAGATCGCACTGGAAGCGGCGGCCGCCGCGGCGTGCGCCGCCGGCATTACGCCATATATATTGTCCGACGAGATTGAAGGAGAAGCGCGCGACATCGCATTGATGCATGCGGCGATGGCGCGCGCGGTCTCGCTGCGCGGCCAGCCTTTCGCCAAACCGTGCGTGATTTTGTCCGGCGGCGAGACGACGGTGACGGTGCGCGGCAAGGGCCGGGGAGGGCGCAATACCGAGTTCCTTCTCAGCCTGGCGGTGGCGCTGAACGGCCAGGCCGGCATCCATGCGATCGCCTGCGACACCGACGGCATCGACGGCTCCGAGGACAACGCCGGCGCGCTGCTGGCGCCCGACACGCTGGTCCGCGCCGGCGCGCACGGTTTGCGCCCGCGGGCAATGCTGGACAATAATGACGGAGTCGGATTCTTCGAAGCGCTGGGCGACCTGGTTGTTTGCGGTCCAACGCTCACCAACGTCAACGATTTTCGCGCGATCCTGGTCTTGTGA